In the Mytilus galloprovincialis chromosome 10, xbMytGall1.hap1.1, whole genome shotgun sequence genome, one interval contains:
- the LOC143047340 gene encoding uncharacterized protein LOC143047340 — MTDTWKLKGGKLNIDGIVYSSSFVYETFLTVQEIGGHQTLLSKGIFKETQKFRRQTKWQKLLQPQRTLLKDTFGEKSTEIALVERNNGNMYLGILEDKMLTFTKIIVRKVKKSLKMKNSNYRSVFH; from the exons ATGACAGACACGTGGAAATTAAAAGGAGGGAAGTTGAACATAGACGGGATAGTCTACTCTTCCAGTTTCGTTTATGAAACATTCCTCACAGTTCAAGAAATTGGAG GTCACCAGACACTTCTATCAAAAGGAatttttaaagaaacacaaaagttTAGAAGGCAGACAAAATGGCAGAAATTACTACAACCACAGAGAACTTTATTGAAGGATACATTTGGAGAAAAATCTACTGAG ATAGCTTTGGTTGAACGGAATAATGGAAACATGTATTTGGGAATATTAGAAGATAAAATGTTGACATTTACAAAGATAATTGTTCGAAAAGTTAAGAAGAGTTTGAAGATGAAAAATTCCAACTACAGATCTGTATTTCACTAA